The Candidatus Hydrogenedentota bacterium genome has a segment encoding these proteins:
- the hisC gene encoding histidinol-phosphate transaminase, whose protein sequence is MKYQRELLKPVEGYVPGEQPQGRRFVKLNTNENPYPPSPRVKEALVNFDLDRLRKYPDPVFREFREICAWRYGYESADWIIAGNGMDELLALALRTFVDPGDDVLAMYPTYTLYEVLCALHGCNLKYVDLGENYELTEEFFNTPARLCFFTRPNAPTGVAASRKEVERFCAGFDGIVVIDEAYADFADDTCIDLPKQFDNVIVMRTFSKSFSLAGMRIGTAVANPAIINEFLKTKDSYNMNAIAQAVGIAAMDDYAHMEISAGNVCVTRERVREELIAMGFDVPDSQTNFLLAHWHGQPNAKTIFEQLRENGILVRYFNYRRLENALRITIGTDEECDELLTALRGML, encoded by the coding sequence GTGAAGTACCAGCGAGAATTGTTGAAGCCCGTGGAGGGCTACGTGCCCGGCGAGCAGCCCCAGGGCCGCCGCTTCGTAAAGCTCAACACCAACGAAAATCCCTACCCGCCCTCGCCCCGCGTGAAGGAGGCGCTGGTCAATTTCGATCTCGACCGCCTGCGGAAATACCCCGATCCCGTCTTTCGCGAGTTTCGCGAGATCTGCGCCTGGCGCTACGGCTACGAAAGCGCCGACTGGATCATCGCGGGCAACGGCATGGACGAGTTGCTGGCGTTGGCCCTGCGCACCTTCGTGGATCCCGGCGACGACGTGCTGGCGATGTACCCCACCTACACGCTCTACGAGGTGCTCTGCGCCCTCCACGGCTGCAACTTGAAGTACGTCGATCTCGGCGAGAACTATGAACTAACCGAGGAGTTCTTCAACACACCCGCGCGCCTGTGTTTCTTCACGCGGCCCAACGCGCCCACGGGCGTGGCGGCGAGCCGCAAGGAAGTAGAGCGATTCTGCGCCGGGTTCGACGGCATCGTGGTCATCGACGAAGCCTACGCCGACTTCGCCGACGACACCTGCATCGATCTGCCGAAGCAATTCGACAACGTCATCGTCATGCGGACCTTTTCCAAGTCCTTCAGCCTCGCCGGCATGCGGATCGGCACCGCCGTGGCCAATCCCGCCATCATCAACGAATTCCTCAAAACCAAAGACTCCTACAACATGAACGCCATCGCCCAGGCCGTCGGCATCGCCGCCATGGACGACTACGCCCACATGGAGATCTCCGCGGGTAACGTCTGCGTCACCCGCGAGCGCGTCCGCGAAGAACTCATCGCCATGGGCTTCGACGTGCCCGATTCCCAGACCAACTTTTTGTTGGCCCACTGGCACGGCCAGCCCAATGCGAAGACGATCTTCGAACAGCTCCGCGAGAACGGCATCCTCGTGCGCTACTTCAACTACCGCAGGCTGGAAAACGCGCTCCGCATCACCATCGGCACCGACGAGGAGTGCGACGAACTGCTCACGGCCCTGCGGGGGATGTTGTAA